The following proteins are co-located in the Chryseobacterium daecheongense genome:
- a CDS encoding chloride channel protein, whose translation MQGDTAYRKKIIRSSYVKLIGISIIVSIICCLISYTLKHLTGQVQEYLFEEIIATENKLLIFLPSVGITAIYFLRKYFFQNRKNKGIKEIYTTLETRKDHLPYFKIPSHCINGFLTVIFGGSTGVEVSTVVATATVGNQAYKHLHSAWAYKTELICAGIIAGVTVLFGSALGGFLFAFEVIARKYNKTLLISGISSMIIAHLFVHFYDSNPLFTFKVQDWRWQSIPFAVILSLIGGIFALYFTKIVIYAKTFFGGINNNFIRVNLGAITVGVFIFFLPALYGDSYHGLGKILECSSYDIVNPAYLIPLVLLIFIKPLAASLTLGAGGDGGVFAPSIVTGAFLGVFFAQFCNHYLGTHLVVINFALFGAAAMLSAAIHAPLTAMFIISSIVPSGYLLLFPLFISSVIAKVLAKKIYPYNVYTYKEFSRIPKSTN comes from the coding sequence ATGCAAGGCGATACAGCGTACAGAAAGAAAATAATAAGATCCAGCTATGTCAAATTAATCGGGATATCTATTATCGTTAGTATTATCTGTTGTCTTATATCTTATACTTTAAAACATTTGACAGGACAGGTACAGGAATACCTATTTGAAGAAATTATAGCCACGGAAAACAAATTGTTAATCTTTTTACCAAGTGTAGGCATTACAGCAATCTATTTCCTACGTAAATATTTCTTTCAGAACAGAAAAAATAAAGGAATTAAAGAAATATATACAACCCTGGAAACAAGAAAGGATCATCTTCCTTATTTTAAAATACCTTCTCATTGCATTAATGGCTTTTTAACAGTGATTTTTGGAGGATCTACAGGAGTCGAAGTATCAACAGTAGTTGCCACCGCAACAGTTGGTAATCAGGCATACAAACATTTGCATAGTGCTTGGGCCTACAAGACGGAACTGATATGTGCAGGTATTATAGCGGGTGTAACAGTACTCTTTGGAAGTGCGCTGGGCGGTTTTCTATTTGCATTTGAAGTTATTGCACGTAAATACAATAAAACCTTACTGATCAGTGGAATAAGTTCGATGATTATAGCTCATCTATTTGTGCATTTTTATGACTCAAACCCATTATTTACATTTAAGGTACAGGACTGGCGGTGGCAATCCATACCTTTTGCTGTGATACTAAGTTTAATCGGAGGTATATTTGCCCTTTATTTTACAAAAATTGTCATCTACGCAAAAACATTTTTTGGTGGGATTAACAACAATTTCATCCGCGTAAATTTAGGTGCCATAACTGTTGGGGTATTTATCTTTTTTCTTCCGGCTTTATATGGTGATAGTTATCACGGACTTGGTAAAATCCTCGAATGTAGTTCGTACGACATTGTAAATCCCGCATATTTAATTCCTCTGGTTTTGCTCATCTTCATAAAGCCATTGGCGGCTTCCCTCACTCTCGGCGCAGGCGGTGACGGCGGTGTATTTGCCCCGAGTATTGTTACAGGTGCATTTTTAGGGGTATTTTTTGCCCAATTCTGCAACCATTATTTAGGTACCCATCTTGTGGTTATTAACTTTGCGTTATTTGGAGCCGCTGCCATGCTTTCCGCAGCTATTCACGCCCCTCTTACTGCCATGTTTATTATTTCCAGTATAGTACCGTCTGGATATCTATTGCTGTTTCCTTTGTTCATCAGTAGTGTTATTGCTAAAGTCCTGGCAAAGAAAATCTATCCTTACAATGTGTATACTTACAAAGAATTTTCAAGAATCCCAAAATCAACAAATTGA
- a CDS encoding recombinase: MKFFNSSTNFETVLKKYFSFKNETLSLEPFAEFLESIKRADFTDVLNFFKSNPDFTANFKHYIYNIFEGRPFNLSLTEANILSENAFLPELKKRILNKVLPPVEKEKTVWYLIDNISLRPKKDLEYLHNLPENEVNEFLTILGISDFIIKNNVKRELIFSMNILSWRVTGMAMEVEVVRMAPEYRNFDNPFLALQNELESLAAELEADPGLQLHSKDSSYKQIKIYIQQCHEFVNIAFKNSSKYGISGKINQSLLKIRQQIERINEIIKLLVINGDEDVIIKSKQLMFNILRYKSHKNNIAELINDSTRLISHLITNHTAEAGSHYITSTRKEYMKMFYKASGGGIIVGALCVLKMLYGYIPGSDFSHAFLYSMNYAMGFVMIYLMGFTLATKQPAMTAATMTKVLAEEGNSKRNNTEFAHLVSKLFRSQFIAFVGNVALSFPIALAIIYGLDVFFSQNLAVDRSDKLLKDLDPFQSKAILHASIAGFYLFISGIISGNIGNNSVFYQIPERIAKNISIRKLFGVKFAKNLSKYYAKNWPGIISNFWFGVFLGATAPVGLFFGLDLDIRHITFAAGNLALGLYGKDFSVDAYTFWISFFTVFLIGFFNFLVSFGLSMFLAFRSRKLNFGQVSEIYKEIFRYFLSHPFKFFFPLSSRLDKHADDLMNNTISTKSEDH; encoded by the coding sequence ATGAAATTTTTCAATTCCAGCACAAATTTTGAAACCGTCCTTAAAAAATATTTTTCTTTTAAGAACGAAACTCTTTCCTTAGAACCGTTTGCCGAGTTTTTGGAAAGCATTAAGAGAGCTGATTTTACAGACGTCCTCAATTTCTTTAAAAGTAATCCGGATTTTACAGCCAATTTTAAGCATTATATCTACAATATTTTTGAGGGAAGGCCTTTTAACCTTTCGCTTACAGAGGCAAATATCCTTTCTGAAAATGCCTTTTTACCGGAACTGAAAAAAAGGATCCTTAATAAAGTCCTTCCTCCTGTAGAAAAGGAGAAAACGGTATGGTATCTTATCGATAATATCAGCCTGAGACCAAAGAAAGATCTTGAATATCTTCACAATCTTCCTGAAAATGAAGTCAATGAGTTCCTCACTATTTTAGGGATTTCTGATTTTATTATAAAAAATAATGTTAAAAGAGAGCTTATTTTCTCGATGAATATCCTTTCCTGGCGTGTTACAGGAATGGCTATGGAGGTGGAAGTGGTGAGAATGGCTCCCGAATACAGGAATTTTGACAATCCTTTTCTAGCTTTACAAAACGAGCTGGAAAGCCTTGCTGCAGAACTGGAAGCCGACCCCGGATTGCAGCTTCACTCAAAAGACAGCAGCTACAAGCAGATAAAGATCTACATCCAGCAATGTCATGAGTTTGTTAATATAGCTTTTAAAAACTCTTCCAAATATGGAATTTCAGGGAAGATCAATCAATCACTTCTGAAAATCCGTCAGCAGATTGAGAGAATTAATGAAATCATCAAGCTTTTGGTCATCAATGGTGATGAAGATGTGATTATCAAATCCAAACAGCTGATGTTTAATATTCTCCGGTATAAATCCCATAAGAATAATATCGCAGAGCTTATTAATGACAGTACAAGACTGATTTCCCATCTTATTACAAATCATACGGCAGAAGCCGGATCACATTATATTACCTCCACCAGGAAAGAATATATGAAAATGTTCTATAAAGCCAGTGGTGGTGGAATTATCGTAGGAGCACTCTGTGTGTTGAAAATGTTGTACGGATATATTCCGGGAAGTGATTTTTCCCACGCATTTTTATATTCTATGAATTATGCTATGGGATTCGTCATGATCTACCTGATGGGATTTACTTTAGCAACCAAGCAGCCGGCGATGACTGCTGCAACTATGACTAAAGTACTTGCTGAAGAAGGCAACAGCAAAAGAAATAACACGGAATTTGCACATCTAGTCTCTAAACTATTTAGAAGTCAGTTTATTGCTTTTGTGGGAAATGTAGCGTTATCATTTCCGATAGCTCTGGCTATTATTTATGGGCTTGATGTTTTTTTCTCCCAAAACCTGGCTGTCGACAGATCCGACAAGCTGCTTAAAGACCTGGATCCTTTTCAGTCAAAAGCTATTTTGCATGCAAGTATTGCAGGTTTCTATCTTTTCATCTCAGGAATTATTTCGGGAAATATAGGAAACAACTCCGTATTTTATCAGATCCCTGAAAGGATCGCAAAAAATATATCCATTAGAAAATTATTCGGGGTTAAATTTGCCAAAAACCTTTCTAAATACTATGCTAAGAACTGGCCGGGAATTATATCTAATTTTTGGTTCGGGGTTTTCCTCGGTGCTACTGCTCCGGTAGGGTTATTTTTTGGTTTGGATCTGGATATCCGGCACATTACCTTTGCTGCAGGAAATCTGGCACTTGGATTATATGGAAAAGATTTCTCTGTGGATGCCTACACATTCTGGATTTCCTTCTTTACGGTATTCTTAATTGGATTCTTTAACTTCCTGGTAAGCTTCGGGCTGTCTATGTTTTTAGCGTTCCGTTCCAGAAAACTGAATTTCGGGCAGGTAAGTGAGATTTATAAAGAAATATTCAGGTATTTTTTAAGTCATCCGTTTAAGTTCTTTTTCCCTTTAAGTTCAAGGTTGGATAAACATGCGGATGACCTGATGAACAATACCATATCTACAAAATCTGAAGATCATTAA
- a CDS encoding catalase family peroxidase: MNQNIMKKYFFLADSKKRKTGLRLAGIALIAFVLVSAFAWSAGLIGQRNTTRTFLENTPESFPAGYRRAHGKGICFEGTFHASGNAASLSVAQVFEQKDVPAVGRFSLGTGNPHAPDNSSRTVSMALMLTSADGEQWRMKLNNKPFFATRDAVGFLKQIEAFKPDSATGKPNPEKVAAFLKEYPEAKKSMEYDAKAPWTKSFAGSEYYVINAFLLIDSSGKEHPVRWSMRPHAPFVSMSAEERKKAAPNYLFDELKKRLEKAPLYWDLVLTIAEPGDPVNNPSQQWPANRKQIIAGTLEVNRVFDQAEGGCRDINFDPTLVPKGIALSDDPVLAARAGIYSHSYNDRVREIGYGKATDAVGKPKKDNSQNK; this comes from the coding sequence TTGAACCAGAATATTATGAAAAAATATTTTTTTCTAGCTGATTCCAAGAAACGAAAAACGGGACTCAGATTAGCAGGTATAGCTCTTATTGCATTTGTGCTAGTTTCGGCTTTTGCTTGGTCTGCAGGTCTTATTGGGCAACGTAATACAACCAGGACATTTTTAGAGAATACACCCGAATCATTTCCCGCAGGATACCGTCGGGCTCACGGCAAAGGTATTTGCTTTGAAGGCACTTTCCACGCATCTGGAAATGCTGCCTCATTATCTGTAGCGCAGGTATTTGAACAGAAAGATGTTCCTGCAGTTGGTCGATTTTCTTTAGGTACCGGCAATCCGCATGCGCCGGATAATTCCAGCCGTACAGTAAGTATGGCTTTGATGCTGACATCTGCTGATGGCGAACAGTGGCGAATGAAATTGAATAATAAACCTTTTTTTGCAACTCGTGATGCCGTAGGCTTCCTAAAACAGATTGAAGCTTTTAAGCCCGATTCTGCAACAGGAAAACCTAATCCTGAAAAGGTTGCAGCTTTTCTTAAAGAATACCCAGAAGCAAAAAAGTCTATGGAATATGATGCCAAGGCACCCTGGACTAAAAGTTTTGCAGGCTCGGAATATTATGTTATCAATGCATTTCTTTTAATAGATTCCAGCGGAAAAGAACATCCTGTTCGTTGGTCAATGCGTCCGCACGCTCCCTTTGTTTCGATGAGCGCAGAAGAGCGAAAAAAGGCTGCCCCAAACTATTTATTTGATGAATTGAAAAAGCGACTCGAAAAAGCTCCTCTTTATTGGGATCTGGTATTGACTATCGCTGAACCCGGAGACCCTGTCAACAACCCTTCCCAACAATGGCCTGCAAACCGTAAACAAATCATTGCGGGGACTTTGGAAGTTAACCGTGTTTTTGACCAGGCAGAAGGTGGATGCAGGGATATCAACTTTGATCCAACGCTTGTGCCGAAGGGAATTGCGTTGTCTGATGATCCTGTTTTAGCAGCAAGGGCAGGTATATATTCCCATTCGTATAATGACAGGGTAAGAGAAATCGGTTATGGCAAAGCGACTGATGCTGTAGGAAAACCTAAAAAAGACAACTCTCAAAACAAATAA
- a CDS encoding ABC transporter substrate-binding protein yields MKLRILLLFAFCTLISCKREQKISSDDWTVISKKLQYKDEANILHIKSGNYTYDFKNNQVPFKKVVLLNASLMGYVSALDAENLVVGISSPEYIYSEKIQGLLKEGKIQNVGSDQKYDVEKIISLQPDAVFTNYIASFENTYQLLKNNGIQVVFFDEYLEQKALEKTAYLKVFGKLFGKENEAEAKYAEIEKNYNELKKLALTAKDKPVVLANEMYGDVWYLPGGKTSVANFISDANAEYILKNNNEEKAVTMSFEEVFSKSDKVQYWINAGNHTSKKEMLNINPFYSKLGVFSKGKIYSISGREIKKANDFFESGVVRSDWVLKDYIKIFHPELLPGYQLVYMKELQ; encoded by the coding sequence ATGAAACTAAGAATTTTACTACTATTTGCGTTTTGTACTCTAATTTCCTGTAAAAGAGAGCAAAAAATTTCATCCGATGATTGGACGGTTATCTCAAAAAAGCTTCAATACAAGGATGAAGCTAATATTTTACACATCAAGTCGGGGAATTATACCTATGATTTCAAAAATAATCAGGTTCCATTTAAAAAAGTGGTCCTTCTCAACGCAAGTTTGATGGGATATGTTTCAGCTTTGGATGCGGAAAATCTGGTCGTAGGGATTTCAAGTCCCGAATATATTTATTCGGAAAAAATTCAGGGATTGCTTAAAGAAGGGAAGATCCAGAATGTAGGAAGTGATCAGAAATACGATGTGGAGAAGATTATTTCCTTACAACCGGATGCCGTTTTCACCAACTATATTGCAAGCTTCGAAAATACCTATCAGTTATTAAAAAATAACGGAATTCAGGTTGTTTTTTTTGATGAGTACCTTGAGCAAAAAGCACTTGAAAAAACAGCATATCTCAAAGTGTTCGGAAAACTTTTTGGAAAAGAAAATGAAGCAGAAGCCAAATACGCTGAAATTGAAAAGAACTATAACGAATTAAAAAAACTTGCCTTAACCGCTAAGGATAAACCGGTAGTTCTTGCCAATGAGATGTATGGAGATGTTTGGTATTTACCCGGAGGAAAAACGTCTGTAGCGAACTTTATTTCAGATGCCAATGCAGAATATATCCTGAAAAATAATAATGAGGAAAAAGCTGTGACCATGAGTTTTGAGGAAGTTTTCTCAAAGTCTGATAAAGTTCAGTACTGGATCAATGCAGGAAACCATACTTCAAAAAAAGAAATGCTGAATATAAATCCTTTTTACAGTAAGCTGGGAGTATTTTCGAAAGGGAAAATATACAGTATTTCGGGAAGGGAAATCAAAAAAGCGAATGACTTTTTTGAAAGTGGTGTGGTAAGATCGGATTGGGTTCTGAAAGATTATATTAAGATTTTCCATCCCGAACTTTTGCCGGGATATCAGCTGGTCTATATGAAAGAATTGCAATAA
- a CDS encoding IS982 family transposase, giving the protein MISDEKITTIYYIVDEFFKEFDNVLKDYALKDPKIKIRYRKSAMSQSEVMTIMILFHYGAFKNLKHFYQGYVQRHMKKEFPVTVSYNRFVELQKKVNVPMAVFVKMRCLGKCTGISFIDSTPIRACHIKREKQHKTFKNIAQKGQCSLGWFYGFKLHLIINDKGEVLDFILTTGNVDDREPLKSMDLHKWIFGKLFGDKGYIGKDLFEQLFIDGVHLITKIKKNMKNSLMLLQDKIMLRKRALIESVNDELKNICQIEHTRHRSFDNFVLNILSALAAYSFFDKKPSINTNEDIIDEDRLIAA; this is encoded by the coding sequence ATGATTTCTGATGAAAAAATTACAACTATTTATTACATTGTTGATGAGTTTTTTAAAGAATTTGATAACGTTCTCAAAGATTATGCTCTGAAAGATCCAAAAATTAAGATCCGATACCGAAAATCTGCCATGTCTCAAAGTGAAGTAATGACTATTATGATCCTGTTTCATTACGGTGCATTCAAAAACCTCAAGCACTTTTACCAGGGTTACGTGCAAAGACATATGAAGAAAGAATTCCCCGTAACAGTTTCCTACAATCGTTTTGTAGAACTCCAAAAGAAAGTGAATGTTCCCATGGCTGTTTTTGTGAAAATGAGGTGTCTGGGAAAATGTACAGGTATTTCTTTTATCGACTCAACACCAATCAGAGCTTGCCATATTAAAAGAGAAAAACAACACAAAACCTTTAAAAACATTGCCCAAAAAGGACAATGTTCTCTGGGTTGGTTTTATGGATTTAAACTTCATTTGATTATTAATGACAAAGGAGAAGTTTTAGATTTTATCCTAACAACAGGAAATGTAGATGATCGAGAACCACTGAAAAGTATGGATTTGCATAAATGGATTTTTGGAAAATTATTTGGTGACAAAGGTTATATTGGGAAGGATCTATTTGAACAGCTTTTTATTGATGGTGTTCATCTCATCACAAAAATAAAGAAGAATATGAAAAATTCATTGATGCTTTTACAAGACAAAATTATGCTCAGAAAAAGAGCTTTGATAGAGTCTGTAAACGATGAACTCAAGAATATTTGTCAAATAGAGCATACCCGTCACAGAAGTTTTGACAACTTTGTTCTGAATATTTTATCGGCTTTAGCTGCTTATTCATTCTTTGATAAAAAACCATCAATTAACACCAATGAAGACATTATTGATGAAGATAGATTAATTGCTGCTTAA
- a CDS encoding DNA replication/repair protein RecF has translation MIIKKLSLYNFKNHAEKKFEFSPQINCFVGNNGVGKTNILDALHYLSVGKSFLGNTDLNNIKKEEDFFTIDAEVQNDDSEDTLKISQPKEAKKIIKKNDKSYDRMSDHIGYLPSVMISPYDSNLISDSGESRRKFLDSMICQTDSGYLFDLIQYQKIIQQRNALLKYFAKNRVFDKDSLEIYDAPIHNHGTKIFEKRKEFVSQLNPIVQNFYQIISGGKEMVSVIYESHLLESSFENLLKESLERDRMLTYTSRGIHKDDLLFEMDAALIKKIGSQGQQKSFLISLKLAQMSLVKELTGKTPILLLDDIFDKLDDHRVAQLIELVNKENFGQIFITDTHRERTESVVKKINEESIIFEI, from the coding sequence ATGATTATTAAGAAACTTTCTCTGTACAATTTCAAGAACCATGCTGAGAAAAAATTTGAATTCTCCCCTCAAATCAACTGTTTTGTAGGTAACAATGGTGTGGGAAAAACCAACATCCTGGATGCCCTCCACTATTTATCCGTGGGAAAAAGTTTCTTAGGGAACACCGATCTTAATAACATAAAAAAGGAGGAAGACTTTTTCACCATTGATGCCGAAGTTCAGAATGATGATAGTGAGGATACTTTAAAAATATCGCAGCCCAAAGAGGCTAAAAAGATCATTAAAAAAAATGATAAAAGCTACGACCGGATGTCTGACCATATCGGTTACCTGCCAAGTGTAATGATCTCTCCTTATGATTCCAATCTGATTTCGGATTCCGGGGAAAGCCGCCGGAAGTTTTTAGATTCTATGATCTGCCAGACTGATTCGGGATATCTTTTTGACCTCATCCAATATCAGAAAATCATCCAGCAAAGAAATGCCTTATTAAAGTATTTTGCCAAGAACAGAGTATTCGATAAAGATTCCCTAGAGATTTATGATGCTCCTATTCATAATCACGGAACTAAAATTTTTGAGAAAAGAAAAGAATTCGTTTCCCAACTCAATCCTATTGTTCAAAACTTTTATCAGATTATTTCCGGAGGTAAGGAAATGGTATCTGTAATCTACGAATCTCATCTATTGGAATCTTCATTCGAAAATTTACTTAAGGAAAGCCTGGAAAGAGACAGAATGCTAACGTATACTTCCAGAGGAATTCATAAGGATGACCTGCTTTTCGAAATGGATGCCGCACTGATTAAAAAGATAGGATCCCAGGGCCAGCAAAAATCCTTTCTTATTTCGCTCAAACTTGCCCAAATGAGTCTCGTAAAAGAGCTTACCGGTAAAACGCCTATTCTTTTACTGGATGATATTTTTGATAAGCTGGATGACCATCGTGTGGCACAACTTATTGAGTTGGTCAATAAAGAAAATTTTGGGCAGATTTTTATTACAGACACCCATAGGGAAAGAACGGAAAGCGTAGTTAAGAAAATAAACGAGGAAAGTATAATTTTTGAAATCTGA
- the mtgA gene encoding monofunctional biosynthetic peptidoglycan transglycosylase → MWKKIKQLLFIILILNVVFIIWGRFFNPPITITQIGGLFQYGKLQRDYISYDEMGNNVKKAVIASEDQKFFTHNGFDYVAIEKAMKHNEKGKKVRGGSTISQQTAKNIFLWQGRSWIRKGLEAVYTFIIEKVWSKDIILERYLNSIEMGRGVFGVEAASEYYFGKSSKDLTSSEAAWIAAVLPNPKEYDPKNPSAYLTRKHNWILRQMRNVSLK, encoded by the coding sequence ATGTGGAAAAAAATAAAACAACTGTTGTTTATCATTCTGATTTTGAATGTGGTGTTCATTATATGGGGCAGATTCTTTAATCCACCCATTACAATTACTCAGATCGGAGGCCTGTTCCAGTATGGAAAATTACAAAGGGATTACATTTCCTATGATGAAATGGGTAATAATGTGAAGAAAGCGGTCATTGCTTCTGAGGATCAGAAATTTTTTACGCACAACGGCTTTGACTATGTGGCTATTGAAAAAGCGATGAAACATAATGAAAAAGGAAAAAAAGTAAGAGGCGGAAGCACCATTTCCCAGCAGACGGCTAAAAATATTTTCCTCTGGCAGGGAAGAAGCTGGATCAGGAAAGGATTAGAAGCTGTCTACACCTTTATCATTGAGAAAGTATGGAGTAAGGACATTATTCTGGAAAGATACCTTAATTCCATTGAAATGGGACGTGGGGTATTTGGAGTAGAAGCTGCATCCGAATATTATTTCGGGAAGTCGTCTAAAGACCTAACAAGTTCGGAAGCGGCCTGGATAGCGGCTGTTTTGCCAAACCCTAAAGAGTATGACCCTAAAAATCCTTCAGCCTACCTGACAAGGAAACACAACTGGATTTTAAGACAAATGAGAAATGTAAGTTTGAAATAG
- a CDS encoding LytTR family DNA-binding domain-containing protein — protein sequence MMTSRILIIEDEIPNAERLVRLLGKVRPNAEIVAVIESVAESVEWFNENEQPDVVMMDIRLSDGLSFEIFEKAEVLCPVIFTTAYDEYAVKAFRYNSVFYLLKPIELDELHMAIEKLEAKTIVNIDRTLMETLLTSLKPKGYRNRFLISYRDSYKTVLVDDMMYFYSEFKMTKARLANDEEEVIPETLEELEQQLDPKLFFRANRQYIIHINSILQVNNYFKGKLKVKLKKSDEAIIISREKSAQFKAWIGY from the coding sequence ATGATGACAAGCAGAATTTTAATTATTGAAGACGAGATTCCCAATGCAGAAAGACTTGTTCGTTTACTTGGTAAAGTACGACCAAATGCAGAAATAGTAGCTGTTATTGAAAGCGTTGCGGAAAGTGTTGAGTGGTTTAATGAAAATGAGCAGCCCGATGTTGTGATGATGGATATCAGGCTATCTGATGGATTAAGTTTTGAAATTTTTGAAAAAGCAGAAGTGCTTTGTCCTGTTATCTTTACCACTGCATATGACGAATATGCAGTCAAAGCATTCAGGTATAACAGTGTTTTTTATCTCTTGAAGCCTATCGAGCTGGATGAGTTGCATATGGCTATAGAAAAACTCGAAGCAAAGACGATTGTAAACATTGATCGTACATTAATGGAAACTCTTTTAACTTCTCTGAAGCCAAAAGGCTACAGGAATCGTTTTTTGATATCGTATAGAGATAGTTATAAGACTGTACTGGTGGATGATATGATGTACTTCTATTCAGAATTTAAAATGACGAAAGCCAGGCTGGCTAATGATGAGGAGGAAGTAATTCCGGAAACCTTGGAAGAACTTGAACAGCAACTTGATCCCAAATTATTTTTCAGAGCCAACAGGCAGTATATTATACATATTAATTCTATTTTACAGGTCAATAATTATTTCAAGGGTAAGCTTAAAGTAAAACTAAAAAAAAGCGATGAAGCAATTATCATAAGTCGAGAAAAATCTGCACAATTTAAAGCTTGGATCGGTTACTGA
- a CDS encoding cytochrome b gives MNNKKLTQMPLSSFNSTAQILHWLMAAMILTMLFVGVGMMTSLTLRPWLLDLHIPLGVAILLLVIVRLINRLTRPVPKLPGEMPGWQKYMATILHWIFYALMFALPISGWAQLSAGGFPVRLYPGFHLPAILEQNPTSYAWLHDSHRIMAWAFFFMIVGHLSAALIHGFIYKDNILQSMIGQKKPTNKSDEICSDQ, from the coding sequence ATGAATAATAAAAAGCTGACTCAAATGCCTCTTTCATCTTTTAATAGTACGGCGCAAATCCTACACTGGCTGATGGCCGCAATGATATTGACCATGTTATTCGTTGGAGTTGGAATGATGACATCATTGACATTAAGGCCGTGGCTGCTGGATTTGCATATACCGTTGGGAGTAGCGATACTGCTGCTGGTAATTGTCCGTTTGATCAACCGCCTGACCAGACCCGTTCCAAAGCTTCCCGGTGAAATGCCGGGCTGGCAGAAATATATGGCTACGATACTGCATTGGATATTTTATGCACTGATGTTTGCACTGCCAATTTCCGGCTGGGCACAGCTTTCAGCCGGTGGCTTTCCTGTAAGACTTTACCCGGGTTTTCATCTTCCCGCAATATTAGAACAAAACCCAACTTCCTATGCCTGGCTGCACGATTCGCACCGGATAATGGCTTGGGCGTTTTTCTTTATGATAGTTGGGCATCTTTCTGCGGCCTTGATTCACGGATTTATTTACAAAGACAACATTTTGCAATCAATGATAGGGCAAAAAAAGCCAACTAATAAATCTGATGAAATCTGTTCTGACCAATAA
- a CDS encoding histidine kinase — protein MKKEQNAFLNNRWKRILIVCFAFLMMYLISFIIDPFSPYWGNFFKRDWTKVSRDLATSFIFCFIVSEVSILISNRFNQSIPWTNYPGKRFTIEIFLNLFVILAVQLIINFFKSRMNGKPLTFGFGPGGSVEEARGMIQWLVVSTIIALFIVGIHIGNYLISNWKNEALKASELKQLALDAELQSLKLQIDSHFVFNNLSVLSETILKDQMLGYAYAENFSRIYRYLLVNAKKDIITLEQELKFLESYQFLIEHRFSNGVQFHISADELSKSLYMPPLTLQLLVENALKHNKTSRKEPLIVRISTDNTQTLTVENNMLPIAKVQDSFGIGLTNIKRRYQLLSDRPVEISKANNCFKVTIPLLKL, from the coding sequence ATGAAGAAAGAACAAAATGCATTTTTGAATAACCGCTGGAAACGAATCCTGATTGTTTGTTTTGCATTTTTAATGATGTATCTCATTTCATTCATCATCGATCCGTTCTCTCCTTACTGGGGCAATTTTTTTAAAAGGGATTGGACGAAAGTAAGCCGGGATCTTGCAACGTCTTTTATTTTTTGCTTTATTGTATCAGAAGTGAGCATTCTCATCAGCAACAGGTTTAACCAAAGTATTCCCTGGACCAATTATCCGGGAAAGCGTTTTACGATTGAAATATTTCTGAACCTTTTTGTAATCTTGGCGGTACAGCTGATTATCAACTTTTTCAAATCGAGGATGAATGGAAAACCTCTGACTTTTGGATTTGGTCCGGGAGGATCCGTAGAAGAAGCAAGAGGGATGATCCAGTGGCTGGTTGTCAGTACTATTATTGCACTATTTATCGTAGGAATTCATATTGGCAATTATCTCATATCAAATTGGAAAAACGAGGCATTAAAGGCTTCAGAGCTTAAGCAATTGGCATTGGATGCTGAATTACAGTCATTAAAACTTCAGATAGATTCACATTTTGTATTCAATAATCTGAGTGTATTGTCTGAGACCATCCTCAAAGACCAAATGCTGGGATATGCATATGCTGAAAACTTTTCCCGTATATACCGGTACCTTCTTGTAAATGCTAAAAAAGATATTATTACGCTGGAACAGGAGCTTAAATTTTTAGAGTCTTACCAATTTCTTATTGAGCACCGATTCTCTAATGGGGTACAGTTTCATATCTCTGCAGATGAGTTATCAAAAAGTCTTTATATGCCACCTCTTACCCTGCAGCTGCTTGTTGAAAATGCATTAAAGCACAATAAAACGAGTCGAAAAGAACCACTGATCGTACGCATCAGCACTGATAATACACAAACATTGACAGTTGAAAATAATATGCTACCAATTGCAAAGGTGCAAGATTCTTTTGGCATAGGATTAACCAATATAAAACGTAGGTATCAATTGCTGTCGGACAGGCCGGTTGAGATCAGTAAAGCCAACAATTGTTTCAAAGTAACCATACCCCTTCTTAAACTATGA